The following proteins are co-located in the Tripterygium wilfordii isolate XIE 37 chromosome 2, ASM1340144v1, whole genome shotgun sequence genome:
- the LOC120004857 gene encoding protein CASPARIAN STRIP INTEGRITY FACTOR 1-like produces the protein MGLMFLKKLTFLFLILSSSFLSTSFAGRRFANKLAKEVVHSEEISSNPSTEEEVNTIHERLLRTNTKDYGNYNPAPSLVRPPFKLIPN, from the exons ATGGGTCTCATGTTTCTCAAGAAGctcacttttctcttcctaatCCTCTCATCTTCATTCCTGTCAACTTCTTTTGCAG GCCGAAGATTCGCAAATAAGTTGGCTAAAGAAGTTGTCCATTCTGAG GAAATATCAAGCAATCCATCAACTGAGGAGGAAGTGAACACTATCCATGAAAGGCTTCTCAGAACGAACACCAAAGACTATGGGAACTATAATCCTGCACCATCTCTTGTTAGGCCTCCTTTCAAGCTCATCCCCAACTGA
- the LOC120004612 gene encoding late embryogenesis abundant protein-like, which produces MADLKDEFGNPIQLTDERGNPVQLTDEHGNPVKLTGIATTETTAHETKTTAFEPEVPPLGVPDTVIGAESAPEAAVGAVTEVHGGMEKAEIVGEGDEGTREQQQLEEKEQGTGEHELSFSTSSSGTSEEDEHGVRTTKKKKGLRQKIKEKLTGGKHKEKEEHPAQTTGAYGSTTIATTTTTGHHNEHEKKSVMEKIKEKLPGHHGQ; this is translated from the exons ATGGCTGATTTGAAAGATGAATTCGGCAACCCAATTCAGCTGACTGATGAACGTGGCAATCCAGTCCAGTTAACTGATGAGCATGGCAACCCTGTGAAGCTCACCGGCATTGCCACCACTGAAACTACAGCCCATGAGACCAAAACCACTGCTTTTGAGCCGGAAGTGCCGCCTCTTGGTGTCCCGGATACAGTTATTGGTGCAGAGAGTGCGCCTGAGGCTGCTGTTGGAGCTGTGACTGAAGTTCATGGTGGTATGGAAAAAGCTGAAATTGTTGGAGAAGGTGACGAGGGTACTCGCGAACAGCAGCAACTGGAAGAGAAAGAACAGGGTACAGGGGAGCATGAACTCTCGTTCAGTACTTCCAGTTCTGGCACG TCTGAGGAGGATGAGCATGGTGTGAGgacgacgaagaagaagaagggattgagacAGAAAATAAAGGAGAAACTAACTGGTGGAAAGCACAAGGAGAAGGAAGAGCACCCGGCACAGACCACAGGAGCGTATGGTAGCACCACTATCGCCACCACTACAACCACAGGGCATCACAATGAGCATGAGAAGAAAAGCGTGATGGAGAAGATCAAGGAAAAACTGCCCGGGCACCATGGTCAGTAG
- the LOC120014798 gene encoding uncharacterized protein LOC120014798, whose translation MGSACCVAARDRTIVSGSGSEALHRNIRYSPTWSFRWDNRGRVAGEETSVRWVSDGISRNGGSDTKCESAYVSEDGSPFESLHRHTWQKSPFSEGTAMHTRTPGSDKSISRNVSTDVSLEQVKESEESPAVSCPSPLKLSLSLPSTSSFSTPALLPQSQLHPSGESRWPNYSPGHLPSGHVSDKRIQGFKSPNNLSVSEEKAVIPSRSNESNGGSHGGSSDGWSMRAFSELMATSHGERWFFDNESVGFNRDEISRSSSRILSSPSVDLQTCGICSKLLTEKSSWSSQKIIATNDLSVVAVLICGHVYHAECLENMTPEIDKYDPACPVCTLGEKQTHKLSQQALKAEIDMKAKQSKRSRKIMDSDLQSGSTAFDHVKSAGHEGDGPKMASSSSMRSSLGKPFLRRHFSFGSKGSKSLSGSHSTQKKGFFWAKSSKM comes from the exons ATGGGATCTGCTTGTTGTGTTGCTGCTAGAGACAGGACTATCGTAAGTGGATCAGGTAGTGAGGCTTTGCATAGGAATATACGATATTCACCAACATGGAGCTTTCGGTGGGATAACCGAGGACGAGTAGCTGGTGAAGAGACTTCAGTAAGGTGGGTTTCTGATGGAATTAGCAGGAATGGTGGTTCAGATACTAAGTGTGAATCTGCGTACGTATCAGAGGATGGAAGCCCATTCGAAAGTCTTCACAGACATACATGGCAAAAGTCTCCATTTTCAGAAGGAACTGCTATGCATACGAGGACACCTGGTTCAG ATAAATCTATCTCGAGAAATGTCTCGACAGATGTCAGTTTGGAACAG GTAAAGGAGTCAGAAGAATCACCAGCTGTGTCATGTCCATCTCCTTTGAAACTCTCTCTTTCATTGCCCTCAACTTCTTCCTTTTCAACACCTGCTCTGTTGCCCCAGAGTCAACTGCATCCTTCGGGCGAATCAAGGTGGCCCAACTATTCTCCTGGACATTTGCCATCAGGGCATGTATCTGATAAGCGAATTCAAGGATTTAAGTCTCCAAATAACCTCTCAGTTAGTGAGGAAAAAGCAGTGATTCCCTCAAGGAGCAATGAGTCAAATGGGGGCTCCCATGGTGGTTCTTCGGATGGATGGTCTATGCGTGCCTTTTCTGAACTCATGGCCACATCTCATGGAGAAAGGTGGTTCTTTGATAATGAGTCCGTTGGCTTCAATCGTGATGAGATATCTAGGTCGAGTAGCCGAATTTTGTCTTCGCCCTCTGTTGATCTACAGACGTGTGGGATTTGCTCAAAGCTTTTGACTGAGAAATCGTCATGGAGCAGCCAGAAGATTATTGCCACTAACGATCTTTCTGTTGTTGCTGTTTTGATCTGTGGACATGTATACCATGCTGAGTGTTTGGAGAATATGACTCCTGAGATAGACAAGTATGACCCTGCTTGCCCAGTTTGTACTTTGGGAGAGAAGCAGACCCACAAATTGTCCCAACAAGCTTTGAAAGCAGAAATtgatatgaaagctaaacaaagcAAGAGGTCAAGAAAGATCATGGATAGTGATCTTCAAAGTGGTTCGACTGCATTCGATCATGTAAAAAGTGCTGGACATGAAGGAGATGGTCCCAAGATGGCCTCAAGCTCCAGCATGAGAAGCTCTTTAGGAAAACCGTTCTTGAGGCGGCACTTTTCCTTTGGATCTAAGGGGAGTAAATCCTTGTCAGGGAGTCATTCTACTCAAAAGAAGGGGTTCTTCTGGGCTAAATCAAGCAAGATGTGA